A region of Leishmania mexicana MHOM/GT/2001/U1103 complete genome, chromosome 8 DNA encodes the following proteins:
- a CDS encoding putative phosphate transporter, with the protein MRRDIFKVKGRSFELTLAVLPHCLLASLLVDFFFIVLEQPPIMSQRFAQNVPLHVQYAILLVLIFLFCWGAKVWVFPQVAVAAMSARSFVWESEALRTEPMEMEDGLALDNMKDLSFFKSRGDVSATAPVSAERQPPRPNHQHQLPGGATDTLLVALPAGVALPPPSLPDNPVLVSTLNSLSLDHRNDCAADHGSSERSSTSDCPTHSRPPTPTSLHHNASLVLSSISASDSCFLRKGGMVRLAPVRTRGHSPTLQTQTKSFATAAVLIQGGAKAAHHLPRCHLASSDCGCNEAQPVQSAGLTTYGSTESTKPALENSKGEGGVVQISCSPVLVHSEDEFGEEDWAMDHPMQPIRFGGFLIKPFNPRAEYLFTGLQVVAGSISSFVHGAVAGANATSAFIILYDAFTNHELQEPGLSSQWSMLPAMLGMAIGMFGLGASLMKTVGMELVTVTPARGWCIQIGSTFVTMVL; encoded by the coding sequence ATGCGGCGCGACATCTTCAAGGTGAAGGGGCGTTCCTTTGAGCTGACCCTGGCCGTCCTGCCGCACTGCCTCCTCGCATCCCTGCTGGTGGACTTCTTCTTCATTGTCCTCGAGCAGCCACCGATCATGTCGCAGAGGTTTGCTCAGAACGTCCCGCTTCACGTACAGTACGCCATCCTGCTTGTTCTCATATTCCTCTTCTGCTGGGGGGCGAAGGTGTGGGTATTCCcgcaggtggcggtggccgcgaTGAGCGCGCGGTCATTTGTgtgggagagcgaggcgctgcgcacggaGCCGATGGAGATGGAGGACGGCTTGGCGCTGGATAACATGAAGGACCTGTCTTTCTTCAAGTCAAGAGGCGACGTGAGTGCGACGGCGCCCGTCTCGGCAGAAAGGCAGCCTCCGCGACCTaaccaccagcaccagctgCCAGGTGGTGCGACGGACACGCTGTTGGTAGCCCTGCCGGCAGGTgtggcgctgccaccgccctcgctgccAGATAACCCTGTTCTTGTGTCTACCCTAAACTCCCTGTCGCTTGACCATCGCAACGACTGCGCTGCAGATCACGGCAGCTCTGAGAGAAGCTCCACTTCTGACTGCCCGACGCACTCCCGCCCCCCCACGCCGACTTCGCTGCACCACAACGCCTCGCTTGTgctctcctccatctccgcctcgGACAGTTGCTTTCTACGGAAGGGAGGCATGGTGCGTCTGGCACCCGTGCGGACGCGCGGGCACTCGCCCACATTACAGACGCAGACCAAGTCATTCGCCACAGCCGCGGTGCTTATCCAGGGTGGCGCCAAGGCTGCACATCACCTTCCCAGATGCCACCTCGCCTCGTCTGATTGCGGATGCAACGAGGCGCAGCCGGTGCAGTCGGCGGGCTTGACGACGTACGGCAGCACGGAGAGCACGAAGCCGGCATTAGAGAATTCCAAGGGTGAAGGAGGGGTAGTGCAGATTTCGTGCTCCCCCGTGTTGGTgcacagcgaggacgagTTTGGCGAGGAGGACTGGGCTATGGATCACCCAATGCAGCCCATTCGCTTTGGGGGTTTCCTCATCAAGCCCTTCAACCCGCGCGCCGAGTACCTCTTCACTGGCCTACAGGTGGTGGCGGGAAGTATATCCAGTTTTGTCCACGGCGCGGTGGCTGGCGCCAATGCCACCTCGGCCTTCATCATCCTCTACGATGCCTTCACGAACCACGAGTTGCAGGAACCTGGACTCAGCTCGCAGTGGTCGATGCTGCCGGCGATGCTTGGCATGGCGATCGGCATGTTCGGCCTCGGCGCGAGTCTCATGAAGACGGTTGGGATGGAGCTGGTAACCGTGACGCCGGCGCGAGGATGGTGCATTCAGATCGGCAGCACCTTCGTTACGATGGTGCTG
- a CDS encoding putative BET1-like protein — protein MIQPQSTLFRRREGGVGDDGALNSPSSSPAPYQMRLGTAAAASVHTNALQEQENDALMQALLSDMRKAKKSFTKMGDEVREQNALLERLRTSFLNTQNSLRKTMRNLDKIGWGSFKHMWVLALFVIVFFMLLYLMLRFR, from the coding sequence ATGATCCAGCCTCAGAGCACCCtgttccgccgccgcgagggcGGTGTCGGGGATGATGGCGCACTTAActccccgtcctcctcccctgccccctACCAGATGCGCCtcggcacagcagctgccgcttcaGTGCACACGAACGCCTtgcaggagcaggagaacGACGCTCTCATGCAGGCGCTTCTGTCCGACATGCGCAAGGCAAAGAAGAGCTTCACCAAGATGGGCGATGAGGTGCGAGAGCAGaacgcgctgctggagcgacTGCGCACCTCCTTCTTGAATACGCAGAACTCCCTTCGCAAAACGATGCGGAACTTGGACAAGATAGGCTGGGGAAGTTTCAAGCACATGTGGGTGCTGGCGCTCTTCGTGATTGTGTTTTTCATGTTGCTGTACTTGATGCTGCGCTTTCGGTAA